TTTACCACACGCGGTATCGAGTCTGCATCCCCTGTTTATAAACCCTGGGCTATGCAAGCTAACCAACACCCGCCTGTGAGTCTTCTGAACTGTCGAGTGAAACAATTTGTCGATTGAATTCGTTCTTAAATGAAGTGTAAGCGACATCGGACGAGACACAAATTAAGATGTTGCGGAGGTGTTTGATCGGTTCGTAAGCATAGTCGAGGATTTGCTCCATCATGATGTGAGCAGTTGCTTCTATAGGATGACCAAATTTGCCGATGCCAATGGGGGGTGTCGCTAATGTTTTGATGTGGAGCGATTCCGCTAATTGCAGGATATCCCAGATTGTGTTGGCGAGTTTGCCCCGTGCGCTTGCCTCACCCCACTTGGGGGGTGCAGCCAGTATGAGTGTATTTGCATGGGGAAGTTTTGTGCTGACGCTAACAGCATGCCCAACGTCGCACCATCCGAGCAGGGTAACGGCTTCTGTCAGTTCAGCACCGCCCAGGGTTATGAGTTCTGGTGGCAAGGTTAAGATGGGATCAGTTGCCAATGCGATAGCATCAGCTTCTTGTTGAAGCAGATCAGCTTCTATAATCTGGATAGTTAGCTTTTTAACCTTTGATTTCATGTCCGCCACATGCCTTAACTCTTATAGAGAATTACATCATCCTTTCTGTGAAGCGTCAATAGCATGGATGTTCTGTTTCCTTTGTGATAGGGCAAGGAGCAGCATGAAGACATAGGCGAGGTCGATGACGAAAAGGCTGTTATCCACAAGTCCATGCATGAGCAACCCCATCATGCTGGCCGCGGCCCCTATGGTAATCCATTGGGCCTGCGATGTCGGGAATTGGAGCGCATGACGTATATTCTGCCAGAATGAGAATTGCAACCAGCCAAAGATGAGTAAGCCGATGAAACTCAGGCGCAGCCATATATCGAGGATGAAATTGTGTGGATGGGAGAGGTCCGGGTCCCAGATGGCATCGGGGCGGATGTAGTGGCTGTGGAAGACATATAAGAATTGGTCCAGGCCCAGGCCACGAATCGGATGATCTGTCACAATATCCCATGCACTTTCCCACACGCGTAATCTTAAGAAGTTGGTTCCCTGCGTCCAATCCAGGAGATTTGCAAATCGTGGCGAGAAACTTGCCAACACGGCAAAGCTGATAACACCGCCAATCACTATGAGCCCGATGGGCAGTAGGGCTTTGCGACCAAACTTTAGAATGAGTACGACGATAATGGTCGTGGGCACGCTGAGAATGTAGGCGGCTACACTTTGTGTTAGGGCGATAGTGACTAACATCAGGAGGAGTGCGAATGTTATGGCAATACGCCAGTTCAACTGTTTTGTCGCAAACCATGCGCTGAGCGCAAAAGGCAGGCATCGCACAATGTAAAGCGCGAGATTGTTCGGCGACCCGTAAATGCCTGCTAGGCGCCATGCACCATCTTCAGCCGTGATAATGGCATGACCCATGGCAAACTGAATCAGACTAACTGCGGCGACAATTGTTCCTGAGATAACCAACGTGGCAGCCCACTGTTTTTGGTAGCTGTCTCTTTGGTTATTTGTGCGCAAGATGAGGTAGAAAATTGCTGGCTCAATGAAGAGGACACGCCATTCTGTGATAGCATAGCCTCTATATTGTGCCCATACTAAGGTAATCGTCGCCATGATGACCCAGGCGATTACCGCATAGTCTATGGCGGATAATTTTTTAATTGCTGTTGAGATAGTGCCCTGTCGGTAGGCTGGCGGAGTGACCTGATAGGTCTGTGCCCATGTTAAGGCCTGTCGCGTTAACCATGCTGCGAAGGCTAATAAAACCAACACCTCAACAATTGGGAAAGCGAAGCTATAAAGCTCTACTGGGAAGACGTAGAACGGTGCATATAGGATGATGAGCGTGATGGCGACATTGCTGCTGCGTATAAATAGAAGCAATAGCACGATGATAGCCAGCAGCGTCAATAGAAAGCCGGGTTGTAGAGCGATCAATCCACCTGTGATAACGACACCGAGCCCTAATTGAACAGCTTCACGGCGGAATATGAGCGGGCCACTATCCGTCCAGGTGAGCAGCATGCCTCCTGTTAAGATTAGGCTAGCCAAGAATGCCAATAGATATTCTGATGTGGTATTGAGAAATCCGCTGATGAAGGGGATCCGCTGGCTTAAGGTGCCCCAGGGTAAATAGATGGCACTGACCAGAGAGGCGAGCAAGGCCGCGATTGTTGTCAGCATTGCAACGGCAATTTGCTGATCATAAGGCTGGCGTAGATTACCACTGCTTACAGCGTAACCTGCCAGTGCCCAACGATCCCATCCGCGATCTGCTACGGCTTTTAGCGTGTGCACACCTTCGGATAGATTTTCTACAACGGGCACGAGTACTGTCTCCGGTTGGAGGGATGCGCTTCGTAAGAAGATGTAGCTGTTGCCCTGGTTATCGTGGGGAAGGGCGTTTGCTGTTTGATCGTCAACTGTGGGGTATAAAAAAGCAGCGACATCGCTTTTGCGGACGAGCATCGCCATATCTCTGCCATCGAATTGGAAGGATAAACGGCTATCGCTTGTTTCCAGCCATCCGATATCTGCACCGAGTGGCCCAAACGTCCATAAACCGCTGTAGGCAGCATAGGAAGTAACGGGGTGGTAGAGACCGTTTGTAGCGGCAGATGGGATATGTCGGTTTGCAATGGCGTTAAGTAGAGGGGTCGCTTCGCCCGTGGGGGTCAGCAAGGAAAATCCCCAGATTGCGTCTTGCTGTGCGGCATCTGGCTGCCACGTTTTCAGGATCATGCCACCTAGCCAGGGCCATTCGCGTTCCGCCCGTGCCAGGGCTTTCAGAGTGTAGTCCGTACGTGTATCGCTGTTGACCGTACCCCATATTGATGATTCGCCTTGCCAGTCTTCCTGTGTGCTGTTCCAACCCCATTCACTGGCCCACAAAGGTTTGTGCCCATCATCATGGGCAACCATGACTTCTCTTAAACCGATGATACGAGAGAAGTTAAGATGATTCTCCCTTACGGCACGATCTTCTGGTCCGGTGTCAAAGCCATAGGGTTTGGCTGCAACGCCATCCATATAGTCTTTCGCGCCAAAGGTATACAGTTGTTCCAGATAGCGCCAATCGCTGATATTACGACCACTGATTTCTGTTGTAGGCGCAAGTGCTGCTGTTAAAACTGTTGCATTAGCGTCTGTACTGTGGATCGCATCATAGCCAGCTTGCAGGAGCGCAGCATAATCTGCAACACGCGGCTCAGCGTCACCCCAGGCATCGTCGAGGTTGGGTTCATCCCATATTTGATAAGTGTGGATAATATCGGCATAGCGTGCTGCAAAGGCATGCGCAAAGCTCGCAAAATCAGCAATATCATCAGGCGGAGCTGTAAGTGAGGTACTTGTCCTGGCCCATTCCGGAGATTGGAAAAGCACGACGACGAGTTCGATGTCTGTTTGCTGCCGAAATGCATCGGCAATGATATCCCATGTTTGCCAATCATAGGTGCCTGGTGTTTGCTCTAGCTGATCCCAATAAGCATACTGCCGAACCCAATGAATCCCGGCTTGCTCCATCATGGTAAGCTGGTGGCTGAGTTCGTCGATACCATATTGTTGTAAATCTGCGTTGACGCCCAACCGATTTTCTGGGCGATAGGGCAGGTTGGCATCGGCTGTAGCGTCGGTATAACCACGCAGGTCATAATCTCGCGCGTCGATTGTCAGCGCGACGGTGGTCAGGCTACCTGCCAACGCGATGATAGAAATCAGAAATGTGAGGTAACGGCGCATGTCCTGCCTCTATGATGACCAGACAGGATACGCCGACTGGCCATCAAAAGTAAGTTGATAAGCTGCCCCAGATGTAACGTCAATGATCCATAGATCACCCAGATAGATCACGGCGATCATCCTGCCATCCGGGCTCCAGACAAAATCATGAGATGTAAGCCCGGTACGCCCTGGCTGAATACCCGCTTGATTTTCCGATGGGAATAATACGCGGGCGTTGCTGCCATCTCGGTCTGCAACGATCAGATCATACCGATCATATTCGCCGTTTGCCGTTGGAATACGATCACGGGCACGTAGATAAGCCAGATAGCCATTCTCGTATGTTGCCCCTGGTTCACTTACAGGGGGTGAGAATTTTGGCGATGACCACATGCCAGCTCCGTCAACAACGGTTGCGATTAATTCCCCATCCGGCGATCCGACTGTCAGGTTAAAAATAGGGCTGGACTCAACAGGCTCTGAGCCGGGTGGCGGTCCATGTACGACGAAGGCCAGGCGTTCGCCATCCCAGGACCAGGATAGGGATGTGCGCCATGACCAGGGGCCGGATGTCCTCAAATAGGGATAGTTGGCAACTGTAGATTCTTCGCCGTCCGCATTGATTATGCCAACAGAGTCTGCGCGTGACCACGCCAGTTGGCTACCATCAGGCGCCCATTGATAGACGGTTCCCCACCATCCGATATACCCACCGATTGATTCTGGGACGAGCAACCGTGGATTGAGTGATTCGCCTGTAATGGGGTCAATGCGAGCCGTCCAGACGTTGTTGTGGGCTGTCCAGAATGGTGCTGCGGATGCGACTTCGCCAGTGGAGTAACTGATAACGTTGGTCTCACCGGGTACCCATTCTGCTTGCAAAACATCTGTCAGGACAAGGGGAATAGGATCATTGGCCCCACTGGTATTGATCAGCCACAGTTCATTGACAAAATCATCGCTGTTATCAGGCTCAGCCGTATAGAGCAGATACTGTCCATCTGGCGACAAACTCATGACCATATTGTCGAGGTCACTGTTCGCGGTCAACTGCTGTTTGGATTGTGTGTTCCCTTTGATCGCCCAGGCATTATTGTTATTGATGTAGGCTAATGTGCCAGCGATTGGGATGGGGGTCGGGTCTTGTGTGCTCCCATAGACAATGAGTTCGTCAACAGGCTGTTCGATGATCGTCGGCTCGCCTGCCTGTGTACGAGAGCGTTCAACTCCATCTTCAATCGTGATGCGGTAACAGACATTCTGACTGCCATTTTTGCCTGTCTGGACGATGTATTCCTCATCCGGCTGCAATCCCTCGCGTGGGATGCGCCGCTGTTGATAGGCGATTTCTTCGACTTCGCATTCTGTGCGCTCTTCAACGCGGACAATCGTAATGCGGGTGCCATCCGTCAATTGGATGAACTTAGGTGGTGTTACGCGGTCTAGCTCGCCTATTTCAATATCGAGGTCTGCAAGGAATTCATCAACCGTGCGCGATTCCGGCATTTCATACGTGCGTTCAATGCCACCTTCTATCACAGAAACAACAGGGATGGATTCGGGTTCTTCTGGCATGCAGGCTGTGAAGAATAACATTGCAATCATCAGCAATAGAATCATCACAAATGTGCTTTGACGCATGAATCTTTTGAGAGGGTTAAACGCGTTCGAGTACATAAATTCTCGGATGTAATCCAGTAAGCGTAATCATTGATTGTGACTGTAAATGCCATTGCGGTAGAGATGGCAATGTGGCATCCATCAGTTTAACTTCGTGCGTGATGAGCGTGAATGTCGCACCTATTGCTGCTACACGACTGGCTTCGTGTAACAAAGCTGGGTACAACCAAAGATTTTCATCATGGCTGCCGATATGTTGGCCAAACGGTAAATCAGCAACGATACGCGTTACAGACTGGTTTGGTAGCGGCAACGCCTGAGAATCTGCCTGTATCAAACGGATTTGCGGCAGATTTGCTGCTGCGATATTTGCGTGAGATGCTGCGATTGCATCTGGTGAAATATCGACGCCGATCATTTGCTTGGCTGGCATTTGCGCAGCGCGCTCGATGAGCATTGTGCCCGAACCACAGCCGATGTTCAAGAATATATCATCATTATGCTGCTGTGTGAAATAGAGAAGTGCTGCAGCAACGGATGCGTTTAGGGCGCCGGGCATGTTAACAACACGCCAGGGGCGTGTTGCGAGAGGGCGGGGCGTCATACGAATGAGAGCTTGCCAAACGGGCATTCTCCCATGTTTTGCCGGCCTCAGGCGCAGCCACAAATCACCTTCATTGTCACGATGTGGGATGCCAAGATGCAATGTGATTGCTGCGATCAGGCGCTGCATAACGGCTGTATGGGTGCCAGCGGCTGCCATGTGCCAATCTGCAAAATGGTCATTTGATGCCTGACGCACACGATCTAGCTCGGTTGTCAGGCGCGTGAAATGCTCATGGCCTAATAGCGCTTTGGGACGTGGTACTTCAAATTCAATAATGCGATAGATGGCGATGACGGTTGCAAGTTGAGCGAGTTGGTCGCTCGGCCCATTGTATGCAAAAGTCACTTCACCATTCTGGGTGTGTCTATGTTCAATATGGGGCAGTTTGTCTTCGATTTCTGCCTGCGCGATATGTTCGAGACCTGGGGCGACTTCTGCTACATAGAGAAGTGCTTGTGGGTCATCCCGTTTTGTGGATTTCGATTTCGATTTTGGCATCACGGATAATCAGGGTAAGGCCGCCCTTGCTACAGGGCGGCCATGCTTTTGTTAGGACCTGTCGTTATGACTTCAAGTGAGGAGCAAATTCATTGCTGCCATCTGTTGTGATCTGGACCGCATTTGTCCCGTCAGCATTCATGATGTAAAGGTCCA
The Phototrophicus methaneseepsis DNA segment above includes these coding regions:
- a CDS encoding macro domain-containing protein; protein product: MKSKVKKLTIQIIEADLLQQEADAIALATDPILTLPPELITLGGAELTEAVTLLGWCDVGHAVSVSTKLPHANTLILAAPPKWGEASARGKLANTIWDILQLAESLHIKTLATPPIGIGKFGHPIEATAHIMMEQILDYAYEPIKHLRNILICVSSDVAYTSFKNEFNRQIVSLDSSEDSQAGVG
- a CDS encoding O-antigen ligase family protein — protein: MRRYLTFLISIIALAGSLTTVALTIDARDYDLRGYTDATADANLPYRPENRLGVNADLQQYGIDELSHQLTMMEQAGIHWVRQYAYWDQLEQTPGTYDWQTWDIIADAFRQQTDIELVVVLFQSPEWARTSTSLTAPPDDIADFASFAHAFAARYADIIHTYQIWDEPNLDDAWGDAEPRVADYAALLQAGYDAIHSTDANATVLTAALAPTTEISGRNISDWRYLEQLYTFGAKDYMDGVAAKPYGFDTGPEDRAVRENHLNFSRIIGLREVMVAHDDGHKPLWASEWGWNSTQEDWQGESSIWGTVNSDTRTDYTLKALARAEREWPWLGGMILKTWQPDAAQQDAIWGFSLLTPTGEATPLLNAIANRHIPSAATNGLYHPVTSYAAYSGLWTFGPLGADIGWLETSDSRLSFQFDGRDMAMLVRKSDVAAFLYPTVDDQTANALPHDNQGNSYIFLRSASLQPETVLVPVVENLSEGVHTLKAVADRGWDRWALAGYAVSSGNLRQPYDQQIAVAMLTTIAALLASLVSAIYLPWGTLSQRIPFISGFLNTTSEYLLAFLASLILTGGMLLTWTDSGPLIFRREAVQLGLGVVITGGLIALQPGFLLTLLAIIVLLLLFIRSSNVAITLIILYAPFYVFPVELYSFAFPIVEVLVLLAFAAWLTRQALTWAQTYQVTPPAYRQGTISTAIKKLSAIDYAVIAWVIMATITLVWAQYRGYAITEWRVLFIEPAIFYLILRTNNQRDSYQKQWAATLVISGTIVAAVSLIQFAMGHAIITAEDGAWRLAGIYGSPNNLALYIVRCLPFALSAWFATKQLNWRIAITFALLLMLVTIALTQSVAAYILSVPTTIIVVLILKFGRKALLPIGLIVIGGVISFAVLASFSPRFANLLDWTQGTNFLRLRVWESAWDIVTDHPIRGLGLDQFLYVFHSHYIRPDAIWDPDLSHPHNFILDIWLRLSFIGLLIFGWLQFSFWQNIRHALQFPTSQAQWITIGAAASMMGLLMHGLVDNSLFVIDLAYVFMLLLALSQRKQNIHAIDASQKG
- a CDS encoding G5 domain-containing protein, whose amino-acid sequence is MIAMLFFTACMPEEPESIPVVSVIEGGIERTYEMPESRTVDEFLADLDIEIGELDRVTPPKFIQLTDGTRITIVRVEERTECEVEEIAYQQRRIPREGLQPDEEYIVQTGKNGSQNVCYRITIEDGVERSRTQAGEPTIIEQPVDELIVYGSTQDPTPIPIAGTLAYINNNNAWAIKGNTQSKQQLTANSDLDNMVMSLSPDGQYLLYTAEPDNSDDFVNELWLINTSGANDPIPLVLTDVLQAEWVPGETNVISYSTGEVASAAPFWTAHNNVWTARIDPITGESLNPRLLVPESIGGYIGWWGTVYQWAPDGSQLAWSRADSVGIINADGEESTVANYPYLRTSGPWSWRTSLSWSWDGERLAFVVHGPPPGSEPVESSPIFNLTVGSPDGELIATVVDGAGMWSSPKFSPPVSEPGATYENGYLAYLRARDRIPTANGEYDRYDLIVADRDGSNARVLFPSENQAGIQPGRTGLTSHDFVWSPDGRMIAVIYLGDLWIIDVTSGAAYQLTFDGQSAYPVWSS
- a CDS encoding methyltransferase domain-containing protein, with translation MPKSKSKSTKRDDPQALLYVAEVAPGLEHIAQAEIEDKLPHIEHRHTQNGEVTFAYNGPSDQLAQLATVIAIYRIIEFEVPRPKALLGHEHFTRLTTELDRVRQASNDHFADWHMAAAGTHTAVMQRLIAAITLHLGIPHRDNEGDLWLRLRPAKHGRMPVWQALIRMTPRPLATRPWRVVNMPGALNASVAAALLYFTQQHNDDIFLNIGCGSGTMLIERAAQMPAKQMIGVDISPDAIAASHANIAAANLPQIRLIQADSQALPLPNQSVTRIVADLPFGQHIGSHDENLWLYPALLHEASRVAAIGATFTLITHEVKLMDATLPSLPQWHLQSQSMITLTGLHPRIYVLERV